In Corylus avellana chromosome ca2, CavTom2PMs-1.0, the following proteins share a genomic window:
- the LOC132172768 gene encoding VQ motif-containing protein 22-like has translation MNNTTIPPTSDHHHQWLPFYDHQSAAIDGQPPPLSHDTTIDSSPSAPNNAHQLTPKGSVSKAARRRSRASKRTPTTLLNANANNFRALVQQFTGCPSAAISFGNQKGPVNLDFGRGREENQRIISSLMAPFTNNNNYDDHHHFLQQSQSQQYHHQQQQHHHQSMYSSGNIMNINASSNVEIADGFALDDNVSFHHLTMDSFSGDLKSSSDGFF, from the coding sequence ATGAACAACACCACCATCCCCCCCACCTCCGATCATCACCATCAATGGCTCCCATTCTACGACCACCAATCCGCCGCCATTGACGGCCAGCCGCCGCCGCTTTCCCACGACACCACCATCGACTCCAGCCCTAGTGCACCCAACAATGCTCACCAGTTGACCCCAAAAGGCAGCGTGTCAAAGGCAGCCAGAAGAAGGTCTAGGGCTTCCAAGAGAACCCCCACCACCCTCCTCAACGCCAACGCCAACAATTTCCGAGCCCTGGTTCAGCAGTTCACCGGCTGTCCTAGCGCGGCCATTTCCTTTGGAAACCAGAAAGGGCCGGTCAACTTGGACTTTGGAAGAGGGAGAGAAGAAAACCAGCGGATTATATCTTCATTAATGGCGCCCTTtactaacaataataattatgatgatcatcatcatttccTTCAACAATCTCAGTCTCAGCAGTATCAtcatcagcagcagcagcaccACCACCAAAGTATGTACTCTTCTGGGAATATCATGAATATCAATGCATCAAGCAACGTAGAGATTGCTGACGGGTTTGCATTGGACGATAATGTTTCTTTCCATCATTTGACGATGGATTCTTTCTCTGGTGATCTGAAGAGTAGTAGTGATGGGTTCTTTTAG